A window of the Candidatus Jettenia caeni genome harbors these coding sequences:
- a CDS encoding putative RNA polymerase alpha subunit, protein MITAIIDIDLDKLLDTESISRETIAYIREQVYSSKENRERLDKKIEELKLGINKERDSAKSKDLTLLFGICKWITGKIEEASNTLKEVKSRKIGSYYLGKCYQEFGDYSQALECFGRSKRTDIEEFDIAMDIAETKRMSGDVEGAVEIIKRFLPSHENNAELLYQWGHCLDDLGEYQEALGKYEQAIQIDPNHAKALFRIAFNYDIDGEDEKAIEYYERCTKLNPTYKNAFMNLGILYEDKGEYDDAVYCFEAVLDVEPTNARASLFVKDAKASTAMYYDEEVSKKQGRETEVLNIPISDFELSVRSKNCLEKMNIRTLKDLTRITEADLLSFKNFGETSLNEIKAILSQKGLRLGQAFESDDEAELFGNNKGKEKIMDTVETISELGLSTRCRNALWKAGIETVRDIIEKSEAELIQKDIKQNYVDEIKESLSKFGLSLKVHNNMSTETELENSSTK, encoded by the coding sequence ATGATTACAGCTATCATTGATATCGACCTTGATAAATTGCTAGATACAGAATCAATATCAAGGGAAACAATTGCATATATAAGAGAACAGGTGTATAGTTCCAAAGAAAATAGAGAGAGATTAGATAAAAAAATTGAGGAATTAAAGCTTGGTATTAATAAAGAGCGCGATAGTGCAAAATCAAAAGATTTAACGCTGTTATTCGGAATATGCAAGTGGATTACCGGAAAGATAGAGGAGGCATCAAATACTCTAAAAGAGGTAAAATCAAGAAAGATAGGATCGTATTATTTAGGGAAATGTTATCAGGAGTTTGGCGACTATAGTCAGGCTTTAGAGTGTTTCGGACGTTCTAAAAGAACAGATATTGAAGAATTTGATATTGCTATGGATATTGCTGAGACAAAAAGAATGTCCGGAGACGTCGAAGGTGCAGTGGAAATAATTAAGCGTTTTTTACCATCACACGAAAATAACGCTGAGTTGCTTTATCAATGGGGACATTGTTTGGATGACTTGGGAGAATATCAAGAAGCGCTTGGGAAGTATGAACAGGCGATCCAAATTGATCCAAATCATGCAAAGGCTCTTTTCCGTATAGCATTTAATTATGATATAGATGGAGAAGATGAAAAGGCTATTGAGTACTACGAAAGGTGTACAAAACTAAATCCTACGTATAAAAATGCATTTATGAATTTAGGAATATTGTATGAGGATAAAGGTGAATATGATGACGCAGTATATTGCTTTGAAGCAGTTTTAGATGTTGAGCCGACTAATGCGAGGGCATCTCTGTTTGTAAAAGATGCAAAAGCTTCAACAGCTATGTATTACGATGAAGAGGTTTCGAAAAAACAAGGCCGGGAAACTGAAGTATTAAATATTCCTATTTCTGACTTTGAACTTTCAGTAAGAAGTAAGAACTGCCTTGAAAAAATGAATATTCGTACGTTAAAAGACCTTACACGAATTACCGAGGCCGATCTCCTCTCTTTTAAAAATTTTGGAGAAACATCACTGAATGAAATTAAAGCTATTTTATCCCAAAAAGGATTACGGTTAGGACAAGCGTTCGAAAGTGATGATGAAGCTGAATTATTTGGCAATAATAAAGGTAAAGAGAAAATAATGGATACCGTCGAGACTATTTCAGAGCTTGGACTTTCTACCCGTTGTAGAAATGCACTCTGGAAGGCCGGCATAGAAACCGTTAGGGATATTATAGAAAAGAGTGAGGCTGAGCTAATCCAAAAAGATATCAAACAAAATTATGTAGATGAGATAAAGGAAAGCCTTTCCAAATTCGGCTTAAGTTTAAAAGTACATAATAATATGAGTACAGAGACAGAGTTAGAAAATAGTTCTACAAAGTAG
- a CDS encoding holliday junction DNA helicase RuvA: MLDYIRGRVISKSPTRLILEVLGIGYRLHIPLSTFEKIPNHGEVTILTQLFIREDQIKMFGFATGEERDLFQLLLSVKGIGPNTAITILSGSTVDDIRYAVMHEDVKALEKIKGIGKKTAERIILELKENVKELEKSMPIGMSMSVQQRALISDAVMALISLGYGRMVAEKAVSEAAKKLQEIDTIETLVREALKYKV, from the coding sequence ATGCTGGATTACATCCGAGGACGGGTGATTAGTAAGTCTCCTACTCGCTTAATTTTGGAAGTATTGGGCATCGGTTATCGATTACACATTCCCCTATCTACCTTCGAGAAAATCCCTAACCATGGCGAAGTTACCATTCTTACCCAGCTATTCATAAGGGAAGACCAAATAAAGATGTTTGGATTTGCAACAGGAGAAGAAAGGGATTTATTTCAATTGTTGCTGTCCGTGAAGGGCATAGGGCCTAATACAGCCATTACAATACTCTCTGGTAGTACCGTTGATGATATTAGATATGCCGTGATGCATGAAGATGTAAAGGCTTTAGAAAAAATTAAAGGGATAGGGAAAAAAACGGCTGAACGAATTATCCTAGAATTAAAGGAAAATGTTAAAGAACTGGAGAAGTCTATGCCTATTGGTATGAGTATGAGTGTTCAGCAAAGGGCGCTTATATCTGATGCTGTTATGGCTTTAATATCTTTAGGTTATGGGCGAATGGTCGCTGAGAAAGCAGTAAGCGAGGCAGCTAAAAAATTACAGGAGATCGATACTATCGAGACGCTTGTCAGAGAAGCACTGAAATATAAGGTTTAA
- a CDS encoding holliday junction DNA helicase RuvB, whose protein sequence is MVNEDVLSSTAIVEDKNLDLTLRPKRFNDFIGQDRIKENLRIYIEAAKKRGEFLDHILFSGPPGLGKTTLSQIIANEAHASIKTTSGPILDKPVDLAGILTNLQQGDILFIDEIHRLHATVEEYLYSAMEDFTIDIIIDQGPKARSVKIKLPKFTLIGSTTREGLLTAPLRSRFGVLEKLEFYPWTDLYKIVQNSARMLSIQIDEKGAEIVAKRSRGTPRITNRFLRRLRDVAQVRGNDIINEEVARRGLEMLGVDENGLGDMDRRILETVIRYDGGPVGLKTIAVSVSEEEDTIEEVYESFLIQSGYLDKTPRGRIATKLAYEHLGYQYHPEAGLQKRLF, encoded by the coding sequence ATGGTAAACGAAGATGTTTTATCCTCTACGGCCATAGTTGAGGATAAGAATTTAGACCTTACACTCAGGCCTAAACGATTTAATGATTTTATTGGGCAGGATCGCATAAAAGAAAACCTCCGTATTTATATCGAAGCTGCAAAGAAAAGAGGAGAGTTTTTAGATCACATCTTATTCTCTGGCCCCCCTGGTTTAGGGAAAACAACGTTATCGCAAATTATAGCAAATGAAGCTCATGCATCAATTAAAACGACCTCAGGTCCTATTTTAGATAAGCCTGTAGACCTTGCGGGTATCCTAACGAATTTGCAACAAGGAGATATTCTTTTTATTGATGAAATTCATAGACTTCATGCAACGGTTGAAGAGTATCTTTATTCAGCAATGGAAGACTTTACTATTGATATTATTATTGACCAGGGGCCTAAGGCAAGATCAGTAAAAATCAAATTACCAAAATTTACGCTCATTGGATCTACTACCAGGGAGGGATTACTTACAGCACCTCTCCGTTCACGTTTTGGGGTGTTAGAGAAACTAGAGTTTTATCCCTGGACTGATCTTTACAAAATTGTGCAGAATTCTGCCCGCATGCTCTCTATTCAAATAGATGAGAAAGGAGCCGAAATTGTTGCAAAACGGTCGCGAGGCACACCAAGAATAACCAATAGATTCTTGAGACGTCTTCGCGATGTTGCTCAGGTCCGTGGAAATGATATCATCAATGAAGAAGTTGCCAGAAGAGGATTAGAGATGTTGGGTGTTGATGAGAACGGACTGGGAGATATGGATCGCAGAATCCTGGAAACTGTTATTCGGTATGATGGTGGCCCTGTTGGCTTAAAAACCATTGCAGTTTCAGTAAGCGAAGAAGAGGATACCATAGAGGAAGTATATGAGTCATTTCTGATACAAAGTGGATATCTGGATAAAACACCTCGGGGAAGAATTGCAACAAAACTGGCGTATGAGCATTTAGGATATCAATACCATCCGGAAGCAGGGCTCCAGAAAAGATTATTTTAG
- a CDS encoding queuine tRNA-ribosyltransferase has product MDFKVLAHDKQTKARCGEIRIANHRIPTPVFMPVGTQGTVKTLTPLHLKEVNTKIILCNAYHLCLRPGEQVIKRVGGLHKFIGWDGAIITDSGGYQVFSLAKLTKVSDNGVEFQSPIDGTKLFLTPERMTQIQNDIGADIIMAFDECVPYPCEQDRASVAVKRTLSWAERCLNTHKNKQQILFGIVQGSVFRELRIECARNLVEMGFDGYAIGGLSVGEGAFLMNEVLEYTGNYLPQDKPRYLMGVGFPGDILDAIEQGIDMFDCVVPTRNGRNGCAFTSTGKVKILNNQYKEDLKPLDEMCNCYTCQNFTKSYLRHLFLANEILGLTLMSLHNIYYFQNLMQQARESIRKGEFKDFKANFLGRQSQ; this is encoded by the coding sequence TTGGATTTTAAAGTCCTGGCACATGATAAGCAAACAAAAGCTAGGTGTGGTGAAATTCGAATCGCTAATCACAGGATTCCAACACCGGTTTTTATGCCTGTTGGGACACAGGGAACTGTCAAAACTTTAACACCATTACACCTAAAAGAGGTTAACACAAAAATTATTTTATGTAATGCGTATCATTTATGCCTCAGGCCAGGTGAGCAGGTTATTAAGCGTGTGGGTGGCCTTCATAAATTTATAGGTTGGGATGGCGCAATTATTACTGATAGTGGTGGATACCAGGTTTTCTCTTTAGCTAAGCTAACAAAAGTTTCAGATAATGGGGTAGAATTTCAGTCTCCTATTGATGGAACAAAGCTATTCCTTACACCCGAAAGGATGACGCAAATACAAAATGATATAGGAGCGGATATTATTATGGCATTCGATGAATGCGTACCATATCCCTGCGAGCAAGATAGAGCTAGTGTAGCTGTGAAAAGAACTCTTAGTTGGGCTGAGCGTTGTCTGAATACCCACAAGAATAAGCAACAAATACTGTTTGGTATTGTTCAGGGAAGCGTATTTAGAGAACTTCGTATCGAGTGTGCAAGGAACCTTGTAGAAATGGGGTTTGATGGATACGCAATTGGAGGTTTAAGCGTAGGGGAAGGCGCTTTTTTAATGAATGAAGTACTTGAGTACACAGGAAATTATTTACCACAGGACAAGCCCCGGTATTTAATGGGTGTTGGATTTCCTGGTGATATTTTAGACGCCATAGAACAGGGAATCGATATGTTTGACTGTGTTGTTCCTACACGTAATGGAAGAAATGGATGTGCATTTACCAGTACAGGCAAGGTAAAAATACTGAACAACCAATACAAAGAAGACCTTAAGCCTTTAGATGAAATGTGCAACTGTTATACATGCCAAAACTTTACGAAATCATATTTACGGCATCTTTTTCTGGCAAACGAAATCTTGGGATTGACTTTGATGTCGCTTCACAATATATACTATTTTCAGAATTTGATGCAACAAGCAAGAGAATCCATTCGGAAAGGTGAATTTAAAGATTTTAAGGCCAATTTTTTAGGAAGACAATCTCAATAA